In the genome of Primulina eburnea isolate SZY01 chromosome 13, ASM2296580v1, whole genome shotgun sequence, the window ATCCTCATCTTCAGGAAGTTGATTTTCTAGTTCTTTCATTGCAGCCTTCACCAAAAAATCAAAATCCATAATTTATTcataatgattatgaaaacaaatatCTTTGAAAGTAATCTAGTTGAAGTTTATAAAACAACTTACCAATTTTTCTTCCACAATGTTGCCTGAGGGACTTCCATTAGCATGAGTGAAACATGCATGAAATAATTCAACTCTTGATGGAGGTCgccctttttcttttttctaataTGTAATTGGTTAAAAGTTTGTAGATTCTAATGCATGTAGAATTATAAGATTAATAAGATAAATTACCAATTTTTGTTGCACTTGAGCGAAAGATCTTCTTCCAGTTGTCTGATTCATTATCTTTTGGTTCCGAGCAATCTTATTTTTTTCACTTCTCTCCTGATACATTAAATTCAACTTGGTACACTAGACAAATGTCTACATGAACATTTTTctaaacatataaaatattgtatacctTTGATTTTTCAGAGTTCCACTGAGCAACTAGTTTCACATATTGTTCTACAAAAGCTCTTTTATCTCTTTCTTCAAGAAGAACTTGCATTGGCAACTCAggatcataatacttctttttTAGTTTTGCCTTCCAGTTTCTCCATTTTGTTGCTATTGAACGTAGCGTCCAACTTTCTGTTCCAGGAGGAAGGTCGTACTTTTCCTACAAAGGAATTTAGACAATTTACCATCAtagtaaaaaattatttaataataaaattattcaatAACATTTCAATTACCTTTATAACATCTAGCATTTTTTTCTTACTATCCAGGGGCATTTTATGCCAATCTTCCACGTCAATCGGACAAAATTTACCATTTCTTGCCAAAGTACCCAAAAAATCAGTAAATTTATTTCTTCTTGATCCAATAGGACGTCCCATATCATCACATCGAATCTTAATACGTGGCAGCGTGCTAGGTCTACCCCAAATTTCTTTCATAAATGTAGGGCCTCTAGTTTTCTTCTCAGCGTTAAGAGATTCACTTTCGCTATCTACATCTAGATGCAAAAAAGAGAAATAAATGATTGAATAAATAAAGTGAAATGAGTTCTTACATTTTTCGTATAGGTTATCTTGATCAGATTCTTCGTCCATAAAACCGTGACACTAGAAAAAAGAAATAAGAAGGAAGGATTAGCGGCTGAACGAGGGAAAATAAGGCgcaagagatttgggagaaagaGCGGCGAGAGAGAGATTTGGCACAATGTATAAATTAATCCGTCGTTCTTTCcttgtttttctttttaattaaattttttttttgtttttttaatgagAGTGAGAGTGAGAGTGCGTGAGAGATTAAAAAATTGGAAATGGGTGGGAAAAATAAGAACTTTTAGTGACATTGATTAAAAACGTCATTATAACATatctaatttaatattttttttattaaaaattttatgtgtaACCAATGTCATGATATGTATGTAATAAcgacattattttaaaaatgtcaCTAAGAAAATGTCAGTATAGccattttttcttgtagtgtattaatgaaaatgaatatgataatgaaATTGAAACAATTGTGGAAGAAAATATACAAGAAGAAAACTTAAGCCAACAATCTGAAGTTTTTTCAATAGAAAGTTTAGAgtctaaaaataattttaaagaagatGATAGTACAAAACTTGAACTAAAAGTTTTACCATTAGAATTGAAATATGTATTTCTTGGTGAAAATAAAACATTTCCTGTTGTAATTTGTTCCACTCTTTTGCCAAATTAAGAAGAAGATTTGattaaattacttaaaaaatataaaaatgcaattggatgGACTTTGAAGATATAAAAGGTATGAATCCTTTAATTTGTACACATAAAATTCATTTGGAAGAGAATGCTAAAACatatcaacaaccacaaagaagGTTAAATCCACGTATGAAGGAAGTTGTTAAGAATGAAGTATTAAAACTATTAGACGCTGGAATTATCTATCCAATTTCAGATAGTAAATGGGTaagtccaacacaagtagtaCCTAAAAAGTCAGGCATCACtgttataaaaaatgaaaagggAGAGTTATTACAAGCTAGGATTCCATCTAGTTGGCgtatgtgcattgattatagaaaattaactGATGCAACTACAAAAGATCGTTTCTCACTACCATTTTTAGATCAAATTCTAGAAAAAAGTAGCAGGAAATTCttattattgtttttatgaTAGGTATTCGGGGTATTATCAAATACCTATATCAttagaagattaagaaaaaactacttttacttgtccttttggaacttttgcatttaaaagaatgccatttggtttatgtaATGCTCCGGCTacttttcaaagatgcatgttaagtattttcagtgatatgattgaagaatatgtagaagtttttatggatgatataactgtttttggaaactcatttgaaaattgtcttaaaaatctagaagaagtattaaaaagatgtgaagaaaaaaatcttgttttaaattgggaaaaatgtcattatatGGTTAAATCTGGGATTGTTTTAGGACATGTGATATCTGAAaaaggaattgaagttgataaagccaaaGTTGATGTTATTGCTAATTTAACATCACCAAAAATGGTCAAAGAAGTTCGATCATTCTTGGGTCATGCAGGATTTTATAGAaggtttataaaaaaattcagcATAATATCTAAAccaatttcaaatcttttaacaaaAGATACACAATTTGAATGGACTCAGAAATGTGAAaatgcttttaaaaaaattattaatcttTTAGTTACATAACCTATTTTACAACCTccagattggtctttaccatttgaattaatgtgtgatgcaagtgattatgcTATAGGAGCTGTGTTAGGAcaaagaaaagaaggaaaacctTATGCAATTTATTATGTTAGTAGAACCTTAAATAGTGcccaaataaattattcaactactgaaaaagaattacttttagtagtatttgcattagataaatttcgatCTTATTTAATTGGTTCTACTACTATTGTTTACACCGATCATTCtgccataaaatatttatcaaataaacaagaTGCTAAGCCAAGATTAatacggtggattttattgttacaaggatttgatattataattaaagataaaaagaaaaagaaaatgttgtagccgatcatttatctagAATAATGACTGAATCATCTCATAATGAAAtaccaataaatgaaaattttccagATGATCAGTTGTTTTATGCTACTATTAtgccttggtttgctaacattgtaaattttcttgtgacaaataaaatgccttctcattggaattcacaggataagaataaattcttgatagaagttaaaaaattttattgggatgatccttaCTTATTTAAGTATTGTCCTGACCAAATTTTTCGAcgatgcatacccgacaatgaagtaagtaatgttattaaattttgtcattctgaAGCATGTGGAGGTCATTTTTCATCCAATAAAACAGCTACAAAAATCTTACAATGTGGATTTTATTGACCGTCTTTATTTAAAGATACGCATTTATTTTGCAAATCTTTTGAAAATTGTCAGAAGATGGGATCAATTTCAAAACgaaaaatgatgcc includes:
- the LOC140810331 gene encoding uncharacterized protein codes for the protein MDEESDQDNLYEKCKNSFHFIYSIIYFSFLHLDVDSESESLNAEKKTRGPTFMKEIWGRPSTLPRIKIRCDDMGRPIGSRRNKFTDFLGTLARNGKFCPIDVEDWHKMPLDSKKKMLDVIKEKYDLPPGTESWTLRSIATKWRNWKAKLKKKYYDPELPMQVLLEERDKRAFVEQYVKLVAQWNSEKSKERSEKNKIARNQKIMNQTTGRRSFAQVQQKLKKEKGRPPSRVELFHACFTHANGSPSGNIVEEKLAAMKELENQLPEDEDDQIGQNDLTVNEEDFY